In the Drosophila gunungcola strain Sukarami unplaced genomic scaffold, Dgunungcola_SK_2 000001F, whole genome shotgun sequence genome, one interval contains:
- the LOC128261772 gene encoding RNA-binding protein 5-B-like isoform X1 — protein MDSRNRRSFSGGSGNEGGRGSNYYRSRPGSRYSRSRSRSRERNRGFGGFRHRNSRSRSRDRSPIFRHDHRGGRGGNGDPDLYHSLINDDYREDQRNYNPRNNFDNRQFRREDSFDRRNHRSDRDCGDSDREQNDYEYEQRCRDLDSRESRNSMERGERGFQDRVQSREQNRPWNRNFNHDDRGRSNERNIRPREQRFHNGGGNHNMPNHGRERERDWDEDRDRDRDQERDRDRDRERRGSSDYDSDEGHMRRNKYRGATEALNIIIIFGLTKEMTRADIMSELIKVNMEPACIRIIRKHGTDSSRGIAFVEFNTVEEAKQWMEITQGVLKLNDQRVSMRYSHKRIQDWNCNKCGVCNFKFRFYCFVCKTSREDSETTFSSGSEGVDEVSAILTKKIMLRNLDALTNEEGVLTALQQHLPELSKTVSKVLISRDTLTQASRGICYLNFDTLVDSMNVHNALTSLDPPLTLDDRLVAVTYCNDLEERQAKPKDPKTTTAKATEPGLPSGDISAVPPSGLGGSYTLADVPRLAEYSASLYASNPAEHAHYVQYYTEYYTADISKKSDPHVTEANSGAAVALSAIQRKQKKMNSIETTITAAATAAAQAAAEVKATFAAQGVSAPRGNDGKTYPTPDVTQYQYDETSGYYYDRSTGLYYDAHSQYYYNSETGAYLYWDQRRSTYVLATPASTQAALQEVLAEAEQKEDDAKKAKEKDKDKEGGNKHDKVKVAKKIVKDMEKWAKQLNQKKDYTAVATPQPILANEGPSTSSRGNQGGYADVGFSILEKKERGKLNDYVAGPGPMNKLVNAYGGASDSEEECAANFQNAQSSAGSGVISERSGGAEESDYVDLQKLTCLLCKRAFQSLDILQKHLKMSTLHKENLAKLNQNSAGNSIDEALSYRDRAKERRLKYGESDPPPPNRSRERFEQEIKTLQKGQKDASGNAPAMPISSSNVGSRLLQKMGWSEGQGLGRKNQGRTQIIEADGRTNNVGLGNKSGQMIPGNDYKSYIKKMMKQRYENA, from the exons ATGGACTCGCGTAATCGGCGCAGTTTCTCCGGTGGCAGTGGAAATGAGGGGGGTCGGGGCAGTAATTACTACAGATCCAGACCGGGATCTCGATATAGCCGTTCCCGATCGCGTTCTCG CGAGCGCAATCGCGGTTTTGGAGGCTTCAGACATCGCAATTCTCGTTCTCGGAGTCGCGATCGTTCCCCCATCTTCAGACATGATCATCGTGGTGGTCGCGGTGGAAATGGTGACCCCGATTTGTATCACAGCCTCATAAACGATGACTACAGGGAGGATCAGCGCAACTACAATCCCCGGAATAACTTTGACAATCGCCAGTTCCGGAGGGAAGACAGCTTCGATCGTCGGAATCATCGGAGCGATAGAGATTGTGGTGACAGTGATCGGGAGCAGAATGATTATGAATACGAACAGCGCTGCCGGGATCTCGATTCCCGGGAATCGCGTAACTCCATGGAAAGGGGCGAAAGGGGGTTCCAGGACAGAGTTCAAAGCAGGGAGCAAAATAGACCCTGGAACAGGAACTTCAACCACGACGATCGAGGCAGGAGCAACGAAAGGAACAT ACGCCCCCGAGAACAGCGCTTTCACAACGGCGGCGGAAACCACAATATGCCCAACCACGGTAGAGAGCGAGAAAGGGATTGGGATGAAGATCGAGATCGAGATCGAGATCAGGAAAGAGATCGAGATCGAGACCGGGAAAGAAGAGGTTCATCGGATTATGACAGTGATGAAGGTCATATGCGGAGGAACAAGTACCGAGGTGCCACCGAAGCACTCAACATAATTATAATCTTCGGCCTCACCAAGGAAATGACCAGAGCAGAT ATCATGAGCGAGCTGATTAAAGTGAACATGGAGCCAGCCTGCATTCGAATTATCCGGAAACATGGAACAG ATTCATCACGCGGTATAGCGTTTGTCGAGTTTAACACCGTTGAGGAGGCGAAGCAATGGATGGAAATTACACAG GGCGTACTAAAGTTGAACGATCAGCGTGTGAGCATGCGGTATAGTCACAAGAGAATACAGGATTGGAATTGCAATAAG TGTGGTGTCTGCAACTTCAAGTTTAGATTCTATTGCTTTGTGTGCAAAACATCGCGGGAAGATAGCGAAACCACATTTTCCTCCGGCAGCGAAGGCGTTGATGAAGTCAGCGCCATTCTCACCAAAA AGATTATGCTGCGCAATCTGGATGCTTTGACCAACGAGGAGGGTGTGCTCACTGCCCTCCAGCAGCATCTGCCGGAATTAAGCAAGACGGTCAGCAAGGTGCTTATAAGTCGGGACACCTTGACACAGGCATCGCGAGGCATTTGCTACCTTAACTTTGACACTCTAGTTGACTCCATGAATGTGCACAATGCCCTGACATCGCTGGATCCTCCTTTAACACTAGATGACCGACTTG TTGCCGTAACCTATTGCAATGACTTGGAGGAGCGGCAAGCAAAGCCCAAGGATCCGAAAACCACGACAGCGAAAGCCACCGAACCAGGCCTTCCAAGTGGCGACATTTCCGCCGTGCCACCCTCTGGATTGGGTGGCAGCTACACCCTGGCCGATGTGCCACGCCTTGCCGAATACAGTGCCTCCTTGTACGCTTCAAATCCCGCGGAACATGCCCACTACGTGCAGTACTACACAGAGTATTACACGGCGGACATAAGCAAGAAGAGTGATCCTCACGTGACGGAGGCCAACTCCGGAGCAGCAGTGGCCCTTTCGGCCATCCAGCGCAAGCAGAAGAAGATGAACAGCATAGAGACTACGATCACGGCGGCCGCAACAGCTGCAGCACAGGCAGCGGCGGAGGTGAAGGCCACATTTGCTGCCCAGGGAGTCAGTGCGCCCAGGGGCAATGATGGAAAGACCTACC CCACTCCCGATGTGACCCAGTACCAGTACGATGAGACCTCTGGCTACTATTACGATCGCAGCACGGGTCTCTACTACGATGCCCACTCGCAGTACTACTACAACAGCGAGACGGGTGCGTACCTCTACTGGGATCAGCGGAGGAGCACCTACGTCCTGGCCACGCCCGCTTCCACACAGGCAGCGCTCCAGGAAGTTCTAGCTGAAGCGGAGCAGAAAGAGGACGATGCCAAGAAGGCCAAGGAgaaggacaaggacaaggagggCGGCAACAAGCACGACAAGGTCAAGGTGGCCAAGAAGATTGTCAAGGACATGGAGAAGTGGGCCAAGCAGCTGAACCAGAAAAAAGACTACACGGCAGTGGCCACGCCGCAACCGATATTGGCCAACGAAGGACCCAGCACATCGTCACGCGGAAATCAAGGCGGATATGCCGATGTGGGATTCTCGATTCTCGAGAAAAAGGAGCGTGGCAAGCTGAACGATTATGTGGCGGGTCCTGGTCCCATGAACAAGCTGGTAAATGCTTATGGCGGAGCATCGGACTCCGAAGAGGAGTGTGCTGCCAATTTCCAGAATGCACAGAGCTCAGCGGGATCAGGAGTTATTTCTGAAAGAAGCGGTGGCGCCGAAGAATCGGATTATGTGGACTTGCAAAAGCTTACCTGCCTGCTCTGCAAGCGAGCCTTCCAATCGCTGGACATTCTGCAGAAGCACCTGAAAATGTCCACGCTGCACAAAGAGAATCTGGCCAAGCTCAACCAAAATTCGGCAGGAAATAGCATCGATGAGGCACTGTC TTATCGTGATCGTGCCAAGGAAAGGAGGCTTAAATACGGCGAGAGCGACCCTCCTCCGCCAAATCGCAGCAGGGAGAGATTCGAGCAGGAAATCAAGACTTTGCAGAAGGGGCAGAAGGATGCCTCTGGAAATGCTCCAGCCATGCCCATCAGTTCAAGTAATGTGGGCAGTCGTTTGTTGCAGAAGATGGGCTGGTCGGAGGGTCAGGGATTGGGCAGAAAAAACCAAGGACGCACACAGATCATTGAGGCTGATGGGCGCACCAACAACGTGGGCTTGGGCAACAAATCGGGACAGATGATTCCCGGAAACGACTACAAATCCTACATCAAGAAGATGATGAAGCAGCGTTATGAAAACGCCTGA
- the LOC128261772 gene encoding RNA-binding protein 5-B-like isoform X2, translating into MEQGVLKLNDQRVSMRYSHKRIQDWNCNKCGVCNFKFRFYCFVCKTSREDSETTFSSGSEGVDEVSAILTKKIMLRNLDALTNEEGVLTALQQHLPELSKTVSKVLISRDTLTQASRGICYLNFDTLVDSMNVHNALTSLDPPLTLDDRLVAVTYCNDLEERQAKPKDPKTTTAKATEPGLPSGDISAVPPSGLGGSYTLADVPRLAEYSASLYASNPAEHAHYVQYYTEYYTADISKKSDPHVTEANSGAAVALSAIQRKQKKMNSIETTITAAATAAAQAAAEVKATFAAQGVSAPRGNDGKTYPTPDVTQYQYDETSGYYYDRSTGLYYDAHSQYYYNSETGAYLYWDQRRSTYVLATPASTQAALQEVLAEAEQKEDDAKKAKEKDKDKEGGNKHDKVKVAKKIVKDMEKWAKQLNQKKDYTAVATPQPILANEGPSTSSRGNQGGYADVGFSILEKKERGKLNDYVAGPGPMNKLVNAYGGASDSEEECAANFQNAQSSAGSGVISERSGGAEESDYVDLQKLTCLLCKRAFQSLDILQKHLKMSTLHKENLAKLNQNSAGNSIDEALSYRDRAKERRLKYGESDPPPPNRSRERFEQEIKTLQKGQKDASGNAPAMPISSSNVGSRLLQKMGWSEGQGLGRKNQGRTQIIEADGRTNNVGLGNKSGQMIPGNDYKSYIKKMMKQRYENA; encoded by the exons ATGGAACAG GGCGTACTAAAGTTGAACGATCAGCGTGTGAGCATGCGGTATAGTCACAAGAGAATACAGGATTGGAATTGCAATAAG TGTGGTGTCTGCAACTTCAAGTTTAGATTCTATTGCTTTGTGTGCAAAACATCGCGGGAAGATAGCGAAACCACATTTTCCTCCGGCAGCGAAGGCGTTGATGAAGTCAGCGCCATTCTCACCAAAA AGATTATGCTGCGCAATCTGGATGCTTTGACCAACGAGGAGGGTGTGCTCACTGCCCTCCAGCAGCATCTGCCGGAATTAAGCAAGACGGTCAGCAAGGTGCTTATAAGTCGGGACACCTTGACACAGGCATCGCGAGGCATTTGCTACCTTAACTTTGACACTCTAGTTGACTCCATGAATGTGCACAATGCCCTGACATCGCTGGATCCTCCTTTAACACTAGATGACCGACTTG TTGCCGTAACCTATTGCAATGACTTGGAGGAGCGGCAAGCAAAGCCCAAGGATCCGAAAACCACGACAGCGAAAGCCACCGAACCAGGCCTTCCAAGTGGCGACATTTCCGCCGTGCCACCCTCTGGATTGGGTGGCAGCTACACCCTGGCCGATGTGCCACGCCTTGCCGAATACAGTGCCTCCTTGTACGCTTCAAATCCCGCGGAACATGCCCACTACGTGCAGTACTACACAGAGTATTACACGGCGGACATAAGCAAGAAGAGTGATCCTCACGTGACGGAGGCCAACTCCGGAGCAGCAGTGGCCCTTTCGGCCATCCAGCGCAAGCAGAAGAAGATGAACAGCATAGAGACTACGATCACGGCGGCCGCAACAGCTGCAGCACAGGCAGCGGCGGAGGTGAAGGCCACATTTGCTGCCCAGGGAGTCAGTGCGCCCAGGGGCAATGATGGAAAGACCTACC CCACTCCCGATGTGACCCAGTACCAGTACGATGAGACCTCTGGCTACTATTACGATCGCAGCACGGGTCTCTACTACGATGCCCACTCGCAGTACTACTACAACAGCGAGACGGGTGCGTACCTCTACTGGGATCAGCGGAGGAGCACCTACGTCCTGGCCACGCCCGCTTCCACACAGGCAGCGCTCCAGGAAGTTCTAGCTGAAGCGGAGCAGAAAGAGGACGATGCCAAGAAGGCCAAGGAgaaggacaaggacaaggagggCGGCAACAAGCACGACAAGGTCAAGGTGGCCAAGAAGATTGTCAAGGACATGGAGAAGTGGGCCAAGCAGCTGAACCAGAAAAAAGACTACACGGCAGTGGCCACGCCGCAACCGATATTGGCCAACGAAGGACCCAGCACATCGTCACGCGGAAATCAAGGCGGATATGCCGATGTGGGATTCTCGATTCTCGAGAAAAAGGAGCGTGGCAAGCTGAACGATTATGTGGCGGGTCCTGGTCCCATGAACAAGCTGGTAAATGCTTATGGCGGAGCATCGGACTCCGAAGAGGAGTGTGCTGCCAATTTCCAGAATGCACAGAGCTCAGCGGGATCAGGAGTTATTTCTGAAAGAAGCGGTGGCGCCGAAGAATCGGATTATGTGGACTTGCAAAAGCTTACCTGCCTGCTCTGCAAGCGAGCCTTCCAATCGCTGGACATTCTGCAGAAGCACCTGAAAATGTCCACGCTGCACAAAGAGAATCTGGCCAAGCTCAACCAAAATTCGGCAGGAAATAGCATCGATGAGGCACTGTC TTATCGTGATCGTGCCAAGGAAAGGAGGCTTAAATACGGCGAGAGCGACCCTCCTCCGCCAAATCGCAGCAGGGAGAGATTCGAGCAGGAAATCAAGACTTTGCAGAAGGGGCAGAAGGATGCCTCTGGAAATGCTCCAGCCATGCCCATCAGTTCAAGTAATGTGGGCAGTCGTTTGTTGCAGAAGATGGGCTGGTCGGAGGGTCAGGGATTGGGCAGAAAAAACCAAGGACGCACACAGATCATTGAGGCTGATGGGCGCACCAACAACGTGGGCTTGGGCAACAAATCGGGACAGATGATTCCCGGAAACGACTACAAATCCTACATCAAGAAGATGATGAAGCAGCGTTATGAAAACGCCTGA
- the LOC128262165 gene encoding uncharacterized protein LOC128262165, translated as MKKVMLTKSQHIRSVSTGGSELLLAKPPSAPVRVIAMPAQIGATTYIQRKSFQPVYEDIFKLLMRIPDKALTQRVIDAINGRNSGSDKVAAISQPQGKQCSCGAQKVNASTQTESEPDLKSIKCLEKPAIKRETLETKAEPTNSPSPSSKATETPLAPNGKVPKKRGRKRNTCVPQVVKRSAAEMALQEREEKQLTPVVTKKRKQEVVDSRNARVNSFSKATPQRRNSNASDISINMDVLNVVGDYVENYINGSSKDRILRIMAHEFKKAHIMSEEGLLPIHDEILHGDVHGVKRQIFVCNHANLDINDLLSNAGEDCLQLALENDTDTEIVSMLLEANCLTNQLYDNSNTVLHLAVINNISIESFKLLMRRIDLDLLLLINDDGYTVLHLAVRNNQFLIAEAIMDIIDERQLGDAVYRRPLEAPNMNERENEKAFAKYYDRACERLELSKPKLKNRRHKQNVLNASEAKGGNPPLFYAVQGEQEHLCYFLLAHLADPDEENLSGQTPKSFHYEYARTLRINLKVARVMEKVHNILNT; from the exons ATGAAGAAGGTGATGTTGACGAAATCGCAGCACATTCGGTCGGTTTCCACAGGCGGATCGGAACTTTTATTGGCCAAGCCGCCAAGTGCTCCAGTTCGTGTCATTGCGATGCCAGCTCAAATAGGAGCGACTACCTACATCCAGAGGAAGTCCTTCCAGCCCGTCTACGAGGACATTTTCAAATTACTCATGCGCATTCCCGATAAAGCCCTCACCCAACGGGTGATCGACGCGATTAATGGACGCAATAGTGGTAGCGATAAGGTCGCTGCTATCTCCCAGCCGCAAGGTAAACAATGTTCTTGTGGGGCCCAAAAAGTAAATGCCTCCACGCAGACAGAATCTGAACCCGATCTGAAGTCTATAAAGTGCCTGGAAAAGCCTGCCATAAAGCGTGAAACATTAGAAACAAAAGCGGAGCCCACAAATAGCCCTAGTCCAAGTTCCAAGGCCACTGAAACACCGCTGGCACCAAATGGAAAAGTTCCTAAAAAACGGGGAAGAAAGCGCAATACCTGTGTGCCTCAGGTGGTCAAGAGATCGGCAGCTGAAATGGCGCTCCAGGAGCGGGAGGAGAAGCAACTGACACCCGTGGTCACCAAGAAGAGAAAACAGGAGGTTGTG GACTCTAGAAATGCAAGGGTTAATAGCTTTTCAAAAGCAACTCCCCAGCGACGTAACTCGAACGCGTCAGATATATCTATTAATATGGATGTGCTCAACGTGGTGGGAGACTACGTGGAAAACTATATAAATGGCTCTAGTAAAGATCGGATATTACGCATAATGGCCCATGAATTTAAGAAGGCTCATATAATGTCCGAAGAAGGATTGCT GCCCATTCATGATGAAATACTACATGGTGATGTTCACGGGGTAAAGCGCCAGATTTTTGTGTGCAATCACGCCAACCTGGACATCAATGACCTACTGAGCAACGCTGGCGAGGATTGCCTGCAGCTTGCCCTCGAAAATGACACGGACACGGAGATTGTCTCAATGCTTTTGGAGGCCAATTGCCTCACGAATCAGCTCTATGATAACTCAAATACAGTTCTGCATTTGGCCGTGATAAACAACATAAGCATTGAGTCCTTTAAACTACTGATGCGTCGCATCGATCTGGATCTTCTACTGCTGATCAACGATGATGGTTACACGGTTTTGCATCTGGCAGTGCGTAACAATCAGTTTTTAATTGCGGAGGCAATCATGGATATCATTGACGAGCGGCAATTGGGCGATGCAGTGTACCGGCGACCATTAGAGGCTCCAAATATGAACGAAAGGGAAAATGAGAAGGCCTTTGCCAAGTACTATGATCGTGCCTGCGAAAGATTGGAGTTGAGTAAACCCAAGTTGAAGAACCGCCGGCATAAACAGAATGTGCTCAATGCCTCCGAGGCTAAGGGCGGCAATCCTCCCCTTTTTTATGCCGTCCAAGGGGAGCAGG AACACCTTTGCTATTTCCTGCTGGCACATTTGGCCGATCCCGATGAGGAAAACTTAAGCGGGCAAACCCCGAAATCGTTTCATTACGAATACGCTCGCACATTACGCATTAACCTGAAAGTGGCTCGAGTTATGGAAAAAGTACACAACATATTGAATACTTGA
- the LOC128262166 gene encoding uncharacterized protein LOC128262166 produces the protein MGGKSYYCDYCCCFMKNDLNVRKLHNDGISHTIARTNYMRRYEDPKKILIEERAKIPCQRYFGGYCKFELFCKYSHYNEKEIQELEKLVLAKKKTNYRKRKKSNQWPWKTHPQKGLPPSLQNMNLAKLKQTNFELDWG, from the exons ATGGGTGGAAAAAGTTATTATTGtgattattgttgttgttttatgaaaaacgatttaaatGTGCGCAAACTGCACAACGATGGCATCTCCCACACAATTGCAAGAACAAATTATATGCGCCGTTATGAAG atcCCAAAAAGATATTGATCGAAGAACGAGCAAAAATACCATGTCAGCGATACTTTGGTGGCTACTGCAAATTCGAGCTGTTTTGCAAATACAGTCATTATAATGAAAAGGAAATACAGGAACTCGAAAAATTAG TTTTGGCTAAGAAGAAGACCAACTACCGAAAGAGAAAGAAATCCAATCAATGGCCCTGGAAAACTCATCCTCAGAAGGGATTACCTCCTTCTCTACAAAACATGAACTTAGCCAAGCTCAAACAAACCAATTTTGAGCTAGATTGGGGCTAA
- the LOC128261774 gene encoding LOW QUALITY PROTEIN: phospholipase A-2-activating protein (The sequence of the model RefSeq protein was modified relative to this genomic sequence to represent the inferred CDS: deleted 1 base in 1 codon), whose product MDPSLDNYKLSCELLGHSMDVRAVAVGGPTPDGGQMILSGSRDKSTKLWRPTGNEYLESVTLQDHKNFISYIYYLETEQWICTASNDATICIYKQDGFVPLLTLKGHGSTVCTLSEGLQARSLISGSWDKTAKVWSISEAGDVTFITLEGHEAAVWAVATLKEQLKYVTGGADKNIYYWNAKGEKLRLLKGHTDCVRGLIGLDANTLLSCGNDAVLRFWNEDGECVRELSGHTNYIYSMDRNRALGEQVVVSCGEDSTLRMWNVITGDELGAPILHPAISVWSVACLKNGDIVTGCSDGVVRVFSQDPTRQASEGIRKAFDLAVATRKSQMNEEIGGVKKTDLPGPEALLSNGTREGQTKMVRHPDGSVKCYSWELGNWNLVGDVTGASGGTQASSGKKLHEGKEYDFVFNVDISDTEPPIKLPYNRGEDPWQAAQTFIHRNNLPQAYLDQVANFIVKNSQSAAVVVEQAPTGYQDPFTGGSRYVPGSSNTNVGSGGNVDPFTGASSYSTTASNVNVNFVRAGDKHFPVSSYRTFDTCDSKKVLEKMKEFNSKLTPVDGKVGDEVLLAVIKLTEQTPELDLTSLEALIILLKWPAAMLFPVLDILRLAVRNEPVFSVLNNSHNFLGIVIPQLTGSAASQLMVVRCLANSLSHATGRQQVESHLAEIIELVGGIKAGSANLQIAVATFYLNLTIAQTVSAAKAEVCHVVTAGVVELLKWATDLEACYRSMQAIGNLTTTSCGQETVAQVVSVDYVMDKLRELTNTPQAENFSKVNSVGQALLAAF is encoded by the exons ATGGATCCCTCGTTGGACAACTACAAGCTGAGCTGTGAGCTCCTGGGTCACAGCATGGACGTGCGGGCGGTGGCAGTGGGTGGCCCCACTCCGGATGGTGGGCAGATGATTCTGTCCGGTTCGCGGGACAAAAGTACCAAGCTCTGGCGGCCTACTGG AAACGAGTACTTGGAGAGCGTGACGCTGCAGGATCACAAGAACTTCATCTCGTACATCTACTACCTGGAAACGGAGCAGTGGATCTGCACGGCCAGCAATGATGCCACTATTTGCATTTACAAGCAGGATGGCTTTGTGCCCTTGTTGACCCTCAAGGGCCATGGCTCCACGGTGTGCACGCTCTCGGAAGGATTGCAGGCAAGGAGTCTGATCAGTGGCAGTTGGGATAAGACAGCCAAGGTTTGGAGTATTAGCGAAGCGGGTGATGTGACTTTTATAACCCTAGAGGGCCACGAGGCAGCCGTTTGGGCAGTGGCCACTCTAAAGGAGCAGCTTAAATATGTAACCGGTGGAGCGGACAAGAACATCTACTACTGGAACGCCAAGGGCGAGAAGCTGCGTCTGCTCAAGGGACACACGGATTGCGTGAGGGGTCTCATTGGCCTGGATGCCAACACCCTGCTCTCCTGCGGCAATGATGCAGTGCTCCGTTTCTGGAACGAAGATGGCGAGTGTGTTCGCGAGCTAAGCGGACACACCAACTACATCTATTCGATGGACCGGAATCGAGCTCTAGGTGAGCAAGTGGTGGTCTCCTGCGGCGAGGATAGCACGCTGCGCATGTGGAACGTGATCACTGGCGATGAACTAGGCGCACCCATCCTGCATCCCGCCATTTCGGTGTGGTCGGTGGCCTGCCTGAAGAACGGCGACATAGTCACCGGCTGCAGCGACGGTGTAGTGAGGGTATTCAGCCAGGATCCAACTCGGCAAGCGAGTGAGGGTATACGCAAAGCCTTTGACTTGGCCGTGGCCACCAGGAAGTCGCAGATGAACGAGGAAATCGGAGGGGTAAAGAAAACTGA TCTACCCGGTCCGGAGGCCCTTTTGTCCAATGGAACGCGAGAGGGACAAACGAAGATGGTGCGTCATCCCGATGGTTCGGTGAAATGCTACAGCTGGGAGCTAGGCAACTGGAATCTGGTGGGCGATGTGACAGGAGCGTCGGGCGGCACACAGGCCAGCTCCGGCAAGAAACTGCACGAGGGCAAGGAGTACGACTTTGTGTTCAATGTGGACATCTCCGATACGGAGCCGCCAATCAAGCTGCCCTACAACCGGGGCGAAGATCCCTGGCAGGCGGCCCAGACCTTCATCCATCGCAACAACCTGCCGCAGGCCTATCTCGACCAGGTGGCCAACTTCATAGTGAAGAATTCGCAGAGTGCTGCGGTGGTGGTGGAGCAAGCACCCACTGGCTATCAGGATCCGTTCACGGGAGGCTCTCGCTACGTTCCCGGTTCGAGCAACACCAATGTGGGGAGTGGCGGCAATGTGGATCCTTTTACGGGTGCCTCCAGCTACTCGACAACAGCCAGCAATGTGAATGTGAACTTTGTGCGTGCCGGTGACAAGCACTTTCCCGTGAGCAGCTATCGCACCTTTGATACTTGTGATTCGAAGAAGGTGCTGGAGAAAATGAA GGAGTTTAATAGTAAACTCACACCCGTTGATGGCAAAGTTGGAGATGAAGTCCTGTTGGCTGTCATCAAGCTAACCGAGCAAACACCCGAGCTGGATCTGACCTCTCTGGAAGCCCTGATTATCCTGCTTAAGTGGCCAGCTGCCATGCTCTTCCCTGTGCTGGATATTCTACGCCTGGCCGTGCGCAATGAGCCCGTCTTTAGTGTCCTCAACAATAGCCACAACTTCCTGGGCATTGTGATCCCCCAGTTGACTGGGTCGGCGGCCAGTCAGCTAATGGTGGTGCGTTGCCTGGCCAATAGCCTGAGTCACGCCACGGGACGTCAGCAGGTGGAGTCCCATCTGGCGGAGATCATCGAACTGGTGGGGGGCATCAAGGCGGGCAGTGCCAATCTGCAGATTGCCGTGGCCACCTTCTATTTGAACTTGACCATTGCCCAGACTGTAAGTGCGGCCAAGGCGGAGGTCTGT CATGTGGTCACCGCCGGCGTGGTGGAGCTGCTCAAGTGGGCCACGGATCTGGAGGCCTGCTACCGTTCCATGCAGGCCATTGGCAATCTGACCACCACATCCTGCGGCCAGGAGACCGTCGCCCAGGTCGTCTCCGTGGACTACGTGATGGACAAGCTGCGCGAGCTGACCAACACGCCGCAGGCCGAGAACTTCAGCAAGGTGAACTCGGTGGGCCAGGCCCTGCTGGCTGCATTCTAG
- the LOC128261775 gene encoding LOW QUALITY PROTEIN: uncharacterized protein LOC128261775 (The sequence of the model RefSeq protein was modified relative to this genomic sequence to represent the inferred CDS: inserted 1 base in 1 codon): MGSPELPTDPGQEVFPTPVVDHPRNGVESEDDDDSDAYDGYQPLALEEDLDGIPMDTEDSIPRAPEAXSEENDEDVDLMTAPVTHGDPNMPPIEPADVEIERQVWSEPRPRELQMELDKTRTEQILKAMSTITLPNITVPDWAKGVPEERWKHELLDRINNRQSPAEASSSAQNPQHSKSKKD, encoded by the exons atggGAAGTCCGGAATTACCCACAGATCCTGGTCAAGAGGTATTCCCAACGCCAGTGGTGGATCATCCACGAAATGGCGTGGAGAGCGAGGATGATGACGATTCCGATGCCTACGATGGCTACCAACCACTGGCCTTGGAAGAGGATCTCGATGGAATACCAATGGATACCGAGGATTCGATTCCCAGGGCACCGGAGG CATCTGAGGAAAACGATGAGGATGTTGATTTGATGACAGCTCCAGTCACTCATGGTGACCCCAATATGCCGCCAATTGAGCCGGCGGATGTGGAAATCGAGCGACAAGTCTGGAGCGAACCCAGACCCAGGGAACTCCAAATGGAATTGGATAAAACGCGAACGGAACAG ATCCTCAAAGCCATGTCCACGATAACCTTGCCCAACATCACGGTACCGGATTGGGCCAAAGGAGTGCCCGAAGAGCGCTGGAAACACGAACTGCTGGACCGCATTAACAACCGCCAATCTCCAGCAGAAGCATCCTCGTCGGCGCAGAATCCACAGCATTCCAAGTCCAAGAAAGATTAG